Proteins co-encoded in one Corylus avellana chromosome ca9, CavTom2PMs-1.0 genomic window:
- the LOC132192098 gene encoding F-box/kelch-repeat protein At1g57790-like isoform X1: protein MAGKKRKLKSLAETVTENKSMTMKEKKEKLELQGWSDLPTELLESITSSLTLDDNVRASVVCKRWHSVAISVRVVNRSPWLMYFPNCANSHECVDPSIRKKGNLYEFYDPSLRKTHFIVLPEMNGCRVCYTKDGWLLLYKPRSHQLFFLNPFTREVIKLPTFELNLHVVAFSCAPTSTSCMLLTVKDIGPQTVAVSTCHPGASEWVTVNYQHHLPFPFYIGIMNKFVFCNGLFFCLSSNDWLGVFDPLERTWNVLAVPPPKCTGKLLKDWWKGKYMTEHRGKILLIYACSRIANPIVFKLDQRNMVWEQMKTLDGVTFFASFLSSHSRTDLSGLMKNNVYFPKVRNPGKHCISYSFDNCRYYPSKQCRDLGAHYSPENLWIEPPYDFTSFT from the exons ATGGCCGGAAAAAAGAGGAAGCTGAAATc GTTAGCTGAAACGGTGACTGAGAACAAAAGCATGAccatgaaagagaagaaagagaaattggaGCTGCAGGGTTGGTCTGACCTTCCTACAGAACTCTTAGAATCGATTACATCCAGTCTAACCCTAGACGACAATGTCCGTGCCTCCGTTGTTTGCAAGAGATGGCACTCAGTTGCAATCTCTGTCCGGGTAGTAAATCGATCACCATGGCTTATGTACTTCCCAAACTGTGCTAACTCGCATGAATGTGTTGACCCATCAATACGCAAGAAAGGTAACTTGTATGAATTTTATGACCCATCACTACGCAAGACACATTTCATTGTGCTGCCTGAGATGAATGGGTGTAGGGTTTGCTACACTAAAGATGGCTGGTTGTTGCTATACAAACCCAGGTCTCATCAGTTGTTCTTCTTGAATCCCTTTACTCGCGAAGTGATTAAACTGCCTACATTTGAGTTGAATCTTCATGTTGTTGCCTTCTCTTGTGCCCCAACATCTACCAGCTGCATGCTTCTTACAGTTAAGGACATTGGTCCACAAACTGTTGCTGTTAGCACTTGCCATCCTGGTGCATCAGAGTGGGTTACTGTTAATTACCAACATCATTTGCCCTTTCCCTTTTATATTGGTATTATGAATAAGTTTGTTTTCTGCAATGGACTTTTCTTTTGTCTGAGTTCCAATGATTGGCTAGGGGTCTTTGACCCACTGGAACGTACTTGGAATGTTCTTGCTGTGCCTCCACCCAAATGCACCGGGAAATTGTTGAAAGATTGGTGGAAGGGCAAGTACATGACGGAGCATAGAGGGAAAATATTACTTATTTATGCTTGTTCTAGAATAGCAAACCCCATTGTGTTTAAGCTGGATCAGAGAAACATGGTATGGGAACAGATGAAAACCCTTGATGGTGTCACTTTTTTTGCTAGTTTCTTGTCGTCTCATTCCAGAACTGACCTTTCTGGGCTGATGAAAAACAATGTTTACTTCCCCAAAGTTCGTAACCCTGGAAAGCATTGCATTTCATACTCTTTCGACAATTGTAGATACTATCCGAGTAAACAGTGTCGTGACTTGGGAGCTCATTATTCCCCTGAAAATCTCTGGATTGAACCCCCCTATGACTTCACAAGCTTCACCTGA
- the LOC132191968 gene encoding F-box/kelch-repeat protein At1g57790-like — MTMKEKKEKLELSWSDLPIELLELIISRLPLDDNVHASVVCKSWHSAAISVRVVNQSPWLMYFYSGNLYIFYDPLLCKTHSIILPELNGCRVRYSKDGWLLVYRPISHCLFFFNPFTREEINLPSFRLNLAVVAFSCAPTSTNCIILAVKQVGHQIVAISTCHPGATEWVTVTFRHHLPISSFVNKFVFCDELFYCLGFNDGLGFFDPLQRTWNVLAVLPPELSGKLSIGWLKGRYMTVHKGELLLIYARSGSANPIMFKLNRTRMIWEEVKTLDGFTLFASSLSSHLRMDIPGGMRNSIYFPKVCLHGKHCISYSFDNCRDYPCNQCHDLGDHYDPPENIWIDPPQDFTGFT; from the coding sequence ATGAccatgaaagagaagaaagagaaattggaGCTGAGTTGGTCTGACCTTCCTATAGAACTCTTGGAATTGATTATATCCCGTCTACCCCTAGACGACAATGTCCATGCCTCTGTTGTTTGCAAGAGCTGGCACTCAGCTGCAATCTCTGTCCGGGTAGTAAATCAATCACCATGGCTTATGTACTTTTATTCTGGTAActtgtatatattttatgaCCCATTACTATGCAAGACGCATTCCATTATACTGCCCGAGTTGAATGGGTGTAGGGTTCGCTACTCTAAAGATGGCTGGTTGTTGGTATACAGACCCATATCTCATTGCTTGTTCTTCTTTAATCCCTTCACTCGCGAAGAGATTAATCTGCCCAGCTTTCGGTTGAATCTTGCTGTTGTTGCCTTTTCTTGTGCCCCAACATCTACCAACTGCATAATTCTTGCAGTTAAGCAAGTGGGTCATCAAATTGTTGCTATTAGCACTTGCCATCCAGGGGCAACAGAATGGGTTACTGTTACTTTCCGGCATCATTTGCCCATTTCCTCGTTTGTTAATAAGTTTGTTTTCTGCGATGAACTTTTCTATTGTCTGGGTTTCAATGATGGCCTAGGGTTCTTCGACCCACTGCAACGTACTTGGAATGTTCTTGCTGTGCTTCCACCGGAATTATCTGGGAAATTGTCGATAGGTTGGTTGAAGGGCAGGTACATGACGGTGCATAAAGGGGAACTATTACTTATTTATGCTCGTTCTGGAAGTGCAAACCCCATTATGTTTAAGCTGAATCGGACACGCATGATATGGGAAGAGGTAAAAACCCTTGATGGATTCACACTCTTTGCAAGTTCCTTGTCATCTCATTTAAGAATGGACATTCCTGGAGGGATGAGAAACAGTATCTACTTCCCCAAAGTTTGTTTACATGGAAAGCATTGCATATCATACTCCTTCGACAATTGTAGAGACTATCCGTGTAATCAGTGTCATGACTTGGGAGATCATTACGATCCTCCTGAAAATATCTGGATTGATCCGCCCCAAGACTTCACAGGCTTCACCTGA
- the LOC132192098 gene encoding F-box/kelch-repeat protein At1g57790-like isoform X2 has protein sequence MTMKEKKEKLELQGWSDLPTELLESITSSLTLDDNVRASVVCKRWHSVAISVRVVNRSPWLMYFPNCANSHECVDPSIRKKGNLYEFYDPSLRKTHFIVLPEMNGCRVCYTKDGWLLLYKPRSHQLFFLNPFTREVIKLPTFELNLHVVAFSCAPTSTSCMLLTVKDIGPQTVAVSTCHPGASEWVTVNYQHHLPFPFYIGIMNKFVFCNGLFFCLSSNDWLGVFDPLERTWNVLAVPPPKCTGKLLKDWWKGKYMTEHRGKILLIYACSRIANPIVFKLDQRNMVWEQMKTLDGVTFFASFLSSHSRTDLSGLMKNNVYFPKVRNPGKHCISYSFDNCRYYPSKQCRDLGAHYSPENLWIEPPYDFTSFT, from the coding sequence ATGAccatgaaagagaagaaagagaaattggaGCTGCAGGGTTGGTCTGACCTTCCTACAGAACTCTTAGAATCGATTACATCCAGTCTAACCCTAGACGACAATGTCCGTGCCTCCGTTGTTTGCAAGAGATGGCACTCAGTTGCAATCTCTGTCCGGGTAGTAAATCGATCACCATGGCTTATGTACTTCCCAAACTGTGCTAACTCGCATGAATGTGTTGACCCATCAATACGCAAGAAAGGTAACTTGTATGAATTTTATGACCCATCACTACGCAAGACACATTTCATTGTGCTGCCTGAGATGAATGGGTGTAGGGTTTGCTACACTAAAGATGGCTGGTTGTTGCTATACAAACCCAGGTCTCATCAGTTGTTCTTCTTGAATCCCTTTACTCGCGAAGTGATTAAACTGCCTACATTTGAGTTGAATCTTCATGTTGTTGCCTTCTCTTGTGCCCCAACATCTACCAGCTGCATGCTTCTTACAGTTAAGGACATTGGTCCACAAACTGTTGCTGTTAGCACTTGCCATCCTGGTGCATCAGAGTGGGTTACTGTTAATTACCAACATCATTTGCCCTTTCCCTTTTATATTGGTATTATGAATAAGTTTGTTTTCTGCAATGGACTTTTCTTTTGTCTGAGTTCCAATGATTGGCTAGGGGTCTTTGACCCACTGGAACGTACTTGGAATGTTCTTGCTGTGCCTCCACCCAAATGCACCGGGAAATTGTTGAAAGATTGGTGGAAGGGCAAGTACATGACGGAGCATAGAGGGAAAATATTACTTATTTATGCTTGTTCTAGAATAGCAAACCCCATTGTGTTTAAGCTGGATCAGAGAAACATGGTATGGGAACAGATGAAAACCCTTGATGGTGTCACTTTTTTTGCTAGTTTCTTGTCGTCTCATTCCAGAACTGACCTTTCTGGGCTGATGAAAAACAATGTTTACTTCCCCAAAGTTCGTAACCCTGGAAAGCATTGCATTTCATACTCTTTCGACAATTGTAGATACTATCCGAGTAAACAGTGTCGTGACTTGGGAGCTCATTATTCCCCTGAAAATCTCTGGATTGAACCCCCCTATGACTTCACAAGCTTCACCTGA